A single region of the Oenococcus kitaharae DSM 17330 genome encodes:
- a CDS encoding polyprenyl synthetase family protein: MKINPIWNKYPLIKPELESTMALMENNIQTDNKPVSKAIVSMMDSGGKLLRPAYLLLFSMFQKADRQKMIALAAAVETLHMATLIHDDVVDQSPTRRGQSSIQAQFGQSTAVYSGDYLFVVCFNLLADHASDFKGIQQYGQWMGSILNGEMVQMAERYDTNISIDQYLKQISGKTGQLFSLSAFLGAYEGGGDAQFAQLAGKIGLNIGMSFQLMDDILDYTDSSSQLGKPVHSDVRQGVYSAPLILAMQQQRDYFLPLLAKKNRMSDADTEQVVSGVMAFGGIQAAKAYVRQYTQTALKQIDCLPDKPAKKILISLTKDLLDRQA, encoded by the coding sequence ATGAAAATAAATCCCATCTGGAACAAATACCCGCTGATCAAGCCGGAATTAGAATCAACCATGGCTTTGATGGAAAACAACATTCAGACAGACAATAAGCCCGTCTCCAAAGCCATTGTCAGCATGATGGACAGCGGCGGCAAACTGCTGCGGCCAGCCTACCTGCTGCTCTTTTCTATGTTTCAAAAAGCCGACCGCCAAAAAATGATTGCTTTAGCGGCAGCCGTTGAGACATTGCACATGGCAACACTGATTCACGATGATGTCGTTGACCAATCGCCGACTCGCCGCGGGCAGTCTTCGATTCAGGCACAATTTGGACAAAGCACAGCTGTTTATTCAGGCGATTATTTATTTGTCGTCTGTTTTAATCTGCTCGCCGACCACGCCAGCGATTTCAAAGGCATTCAGCAATATGGCCAGTGGATGGGAAGCATTTTAAACGGCGAAATGGTTCAAATGGCCGAGCGTTATGATACGAATATTTCCATCGATCAATACTTAAAGCAGATCTCCGGCAAGACGGGCCAGCTGTTTTCCCTATCCGCTTTTCTCGGTGCTTATGAGGGCGGCGGTGATGCCCAGTTTGCCCAATTAGCCGGCAAAATCGGCTTGAATATCGGCATGTCTTTTCAGCTGATGGATGACATTTTAGACTACACAGACAGCAGCAGCCAATTAGGCAAACCAGTTCACAGCGACGTCCGTCAAGGCGTCTATTCAGCCCCGCTGATCTTGGCGATGCAGCAGCAGCGCGACTATTTTCTGCCTTTATTAGCCAAAAAAAATCGCATGAGCGACGCTGATACCGAGCAAGTCGTGAGCGGCGTGATGGCCTTTGGCGGCATTCAAGCAGCTAAAGCCTATGTGCGACAATACACACAAACTGCTTTAAAACAAATCGACTGCCTGCCGGATAAACCCGCCAAAAAAATTCTCATCAGTTTGACAAAAGACCTGCTGGATCGTCAGGCCTGA
- a CDS encoding energy-coupling factor transporter ATPase produces MSMIETENLSFKYPEAAEKSVDQVSFTVEAGQWLTIVGKNGSGKSTLIFLLDGLLKADSGRILIDGQILSQANLWDIRKKIGIVFQNPDNQFVAGSVIEDVAFGMENLQVPRDQMLARAYAALKTVDMAEFADKQPALLSGGQKQRVAIAGILAIQPKILILDEATSMLDPDGRDEVWQTIRKLRAQKQLTIISISHDLNELALSDRVLLMNQGRIAADTSADQLLSTPDLLTENNLSLPFLQQLQADLHRQGVKIPKTYHQTKELIEFLWQSHSTM; encoded by the coding sequence ATGTCGATGATCGAGACAGAAAATTTAAGTTTCAAATATCCTGAGGCTGCAGAAAAAAGTGTCGACCAGGTCAGTTTTACAGTCGAGGCTGGCCAGTGGCTGACAATTGTCGGGAAAAACGGATCTGGTAAAAGCACCCTGATTTTTCTATTGGACGGCCTGTTAAAAGCTGACAGCGGCCGGATTTTAATTGACGGCCAAATTTTGTCGCAAGCAAACCTGTGGGATATCCGCAAGAAAATCGGTATCGTTTTTCAAAATCCTGATAATCAATTTGTCGCCGGTAGTGTCATCGAGGACGTGGCTTTTGGCATGGAAAATTTACAAGTGCCGCGCGATCAAATGCTGGCGCGCGCTTATGCTGCTTTAAAGACTGTCGATATGGCAGAATTTGCTGACAAACAGCCGGCACTGCTTTCCGGCGGTCAAAAACAGCGTGTTGCGATCGCGGGTATATTAGCCATTCAGCCCAAAATTTTGATTCTCGATGAAGCCACGAGTATGCTTGACCCGGACGGCCGCGATGAAGTCTGGCAGACGATTCGAAAATTACGCGCGCAAAAACAGCTGACAATTATTTCCATCAGCCATGATTTAAATGAGTTGGCCTTGTCCGATCGCGTTTTGCTGATGAACCAAGGCAGAATTGCGGCCGATACTAGCGCTGACCAGCTGCTTTCAACACCGGACCTGCTGACCGAAAACAACCTCTCGCTGCCCTTTTTACAGCAGCTGCAGGCGGATTTGCACAGGCAGGGCGTGAAAATTCCGAAAACATATCATCAAACAAAGGAGCTGATTGAATTTCTATGGCAGTCGCATTCGACAATGTAA
- a CDS encoding energy-coupling factor transporter ATPase translates to MAVAFDNVSFQYETASSIHSAALKQVSFQIPTGSFTSIIGRTGSGKSTILQLIDGLILPASGQITVGQTKLSAKSSLKNLKSFRQKIGFIFQFSENQLFEETVEQDLIFGPKNFGIDEQTAKSRIKKVLNIVHLPLSILTKSPLDLSGGQRKRAAIAAILISEPDILLLDEPVIGLDPSGQQELMAMFKELNRQGRTIIMVSHEMDQVAAYSDQVIVMNQGEVAEKGTVQDIFSDEKRLQANHLRPPSAFKFAAELKKAGFPLSNGITSENALSNQIAQVLLHRRGQL, encoded by the coding sequence ATGGCAGTCGCATTCGACAATGTAAGCTTTCAATATGAGACAGCTTCCTCAATTCACAGTGCGGCTTTAAAACAAGTCAGTTTTCAGATTCCGACCGGTTCTTTTACCTCAATTATTGGCCGGACCGGCAGCGGCAAATCGACGATCCTGCAATTAATCGACGGCCTGATTCTCCCTGCCAGCGGCCAAATAACCGTTGGCCAGACCAAGCTCAGTGCCAAAAGCAGCTTGAAAAACCTGAAAAGTTTCCGCCAGAAAATCGGTTTTATTTTTCAATTTTCCGAGAACCAGCTCTTTGAAGAGACTGTCGAACAGGACCTGATTTTCGGCCCGAAGAATTTCGGCATCGACGAACAGACTGCTAAATCGCGCATCAAAAAAGTCCTCAACATCGTGCATCTACCCCTTTCGATACTGACTAAATCACCCCTGGACCTTTCGGGCGGCCAGAGAAAACGAGCCGCGATTGCCGCAATTTTAATCTCCGAACCTGATATCTTATTACTTGACGAACCTGTGATCGGCCTGGACCCCAGCGGCCAGCAGGAACTAATGGCCATGTTCAAGGAACTGAATCGACAAGGCAGGACAATTATCATGGTCAGCCACGAAATGGATCAAGTGGCGGCTTATTCCGATCAAGTGATTGTCATGAATCAAGGTGAAGTGGCTGAAAAAGGGACTGTACAAGATATTTTTTCCGATGAGAAACGCCTGCAGGCTAACCATTTGCGCCCGCCGTCAGCCTTTAAATTCGCGGCTGAATTAAAAAAAGCCGGCTTCCCGCTGTCAAACGGCATCACAAGCGAAAACGCATTGTCTAACCAAATCGCACAAGTTCTCCTACATCGGCGAGGCCAGTTATGA
- a CDS encoding energy-coupling factor transporter transmembrane component T family protein, with product MNLDRLLIGRYLPGSTVIHKLDARVKLVITLAFIALTFFADNWQSSLLLFLFIFIAVAMAKINLLIFLKGIQPMLWLIIFTVLMQVLFLTGGRVYWHWGWLIISEYGFASGILIFFRFVLIIFISTLLTLTTSPTTLADGIASLLSPLKIFHLPIDEIAFMLALSLRFVPTLMDETSKIMTAQRSRGVDFGQGNVFQQMKAVIPIFIPQFIASFHRADELATAMASRGYRPAASRTKLYRPQLKKRDGFAILAFALLTYLTFILSSK from the coding sequence ATGAACTTGGACCGTCTATTGATCGGCCGCTACCTCCCTGGCAGCACCGTAATACATAAGCTGGATGCCCGCGTGAAACTAGTCATCACACTGGCTTTTATTGCCTTAACTTTTTTTGCCGATAATTGGCAAAGCAGCCTGCTGCTGTTTTTGTTTATCTTCATCGCCGTCGCCATGGCGAAAATTAATCTGCTAATATTTCTCAAAGGCATCCAGCCCATGCTCTGGCTGATTATTTTTACGGTTTTAATGCAGGTTCTGTTTCTCACCGGCGGCCGCGTTTACTGGCATTGGGGCTGGCTAATAATCTCGGAATACGGCTTCGCCTCCGGCATCCTGATCTTTTTCCGTTTTGTCCTGATCATATTTATCTCGACTTTATTGACGCTGACCACTTCGCCGACGACTTTAGCCGATGGCATCGCCAGCCTGTTGTCACCTCTAAAAATCTTTCATTTGCCGATTGACGAAATTGCCTTCATGCTGGCCTTGTCCTTGCGTTTTGTCCCGACGCTGATGGATGAGACGAGCAAAATCATGACAGCACAACGTTCTCGCGGGGTTGATTTTGGCCAGGGAAACGTCTTCCAGCAAATGAAGGCCGTCATCCCGATTTTCATCCCCCAATTCATCGCCAGCTTTCATCGTGCCGACGAATTAGCGACCGCCATGGCTTCGCGCGGCTATCGGCCGGCTGCCTCCAGAACAAAACTCTACCGGCCACAACTAAAAAAGCGCGACGGCTTTGCGATTCTAGCCTTCGCGCTTTTAACATATCTAACCTTTATATTAAGCAGCAAATAA
- a CDS encoding UbiA family prenyltransferase — protein MVNSSRYGRVTWPIFLELISLPQKTTALMPLLFGFVYAQYAFGRIDWVNTLIYFVAQFCVALFVSGFNHVQDFKKAKDPAYLRATNIISREHLNPRKVLELMFAILSLACVLGLILVFRTNLILFLIGGAAILVAIFYTAGPIPLSRLPLGEVLSGPVEGCGTIFIASFINMRELPMGIYFHSGWVIDLVINLPLMIQLILVGLPFAIMDSTVMFADNICDLTQDIHNERFTLPFYLGKKRAVQIYPLWPLAALLFLVISVWIGYLPVWSLLTILLLPWIIKNVRIFMRRQDKQTTFHTAISNLLIIDGAQVLIMVIYLFAA, from the coding sequence ATGGTAAATAGCAGTCGTTACGGCCGAGTAACCTGGCCGATTTTCTTGGAATTGATTAGCCTGCCGCAAAAGACGACAGCCTTAATGCCGCTGCTCTTCGGCTTTGTCTACGCACAATATGCCTTTGGCAGGATCGATTGGGTCAATACGCTGATTTATTTCGTGGCGCAGTTCTGCGTGGCGTTATTTGTATCCGGTTTTAACCATGTTCAAGATTTTAAAAAGGCCAAGGATCCGGCTTATTTAAGGGCAACTAATATCATAAGTAGAGAACACTTGAATCCTAGAAAAGTACTTGAATTAATGTTTGCTATTCTCTCACTGGCCTGTGTCTTAGGGCTGATTCTGGTCTTCCGGACAAATTTGATTCTTTTTCTGATCGGCGGCGCGGCTATTTTGGTGGCGATTTTTTACACAGCCGGACCGATTCCGTTATCCAGGCTGCCCTTAGGCGAGGTTCTGTCAGGCCCAGTGGAAGGCTGCGGTACGATTTTTATTGCTTCTTTTATTAATATGCGCGAGCTGCCGATGGGAATTTATTTTCACAGCGGCTGGGTGATTGATCTCGTGATTAATCTGCCGCTGATGATTCAATTGATCCTGGTTGGCCTGCCTTTTGCGATTATGGATAGTACCGTCATGTTTGCCGATAATATCTGCGATCTGACACAGGATATTCATAATGAACGTTTTACGCTGCCTTTTTATTTAGGCAAGAAGCGCGCTGTCCAGATTTATCCGCTATGGCCGCTGGCTGCATTGCTTTTCCTAGTGATTTCTGTCTGGATTGGTTACCTGCCAGTCTGGAGCCTGCTGACGATTCTGCTGCTGCCGTGGATTATTAAAAACGTCCGTATTTTTATGCGCCGGCAGGACAAACAGACGACTTTTCACACAGCCATTAGTAATTTGTTAATCATCGACGGGGCACAAGTTCTGATCATGGTTATCTATTTATTTGCTGCTTAA
- the pplA gene encoding extracellular electron transfer flavoprotein PplA, whose protein sequence is MLKVSKTLKGIALTSAALMSLSSFTLVAPAVLPNVVISASAAKAAKQTAGKKLKNGSYKLAEQGYSHGYRIVMSMKVKNGKIVSNKYDYLSPKGKSKTKDAAYEKAMKKVNGIGPKEYIPKLLKSWKKAGSNVQTIDTVTGATDSSWTIKNYAQQLVQAAQAGNHKTIKIDNTAALKDGTYRLAEQNYAHGYRIVFSIQIANGKLAKSNFDYVNAQGKSKTVDTAYEKAMKKANGVGPKEYIPKLNAELLKSESAKEPTAVVDTVSGATDSSSMFVIYAQQLLDRAQAGHHKTVKVSNIVYAE, encoded by the coding sequence ATGTTAAAAGTTAGCAAAACGCTCAAGGGTATTGCGTTAACTAGTGCTGCATTGATGAGTTTGAGTTCCTTTACACTTGTTGCGCCGGCTGTATTGCCCAACGTGGTAATCAGTGCCAGTGCGGCCAAAGCTGCCAAACAGACAGCTGGCAAGAAGCTCAAGAATGGCAGCTACAAACTGGCTGAACAGGGATATAGCCATGGTTACCGGATTGTGATGTCCATGAAAGTGAAGAATGGCAAAATTGTTTCCAATAAATACGACTATCTCAGTCCCAAAGGCAAATCCAAGACCAAGGATGCGGCTTACGAAAAAGCCATGAAGAAGGTCAATGGTATTGGCCCGAAAGAGTATATTCCAAAGCTGCTGAAATCTTGGAAGAAGGCCGGCAGTAATGTTCAGACGATTGATACTGTGACGGGTGCGACTGATTCATCCTGGACAATCAAAAATTACGCCCAGCAATTAGTTCAGGCTGCGCAGGCCGGCAATCACAAGACAATCAAGATTGATAACACGGCTGCTTTAAAAGACGGCACTTACCGTTTGGCTGAGCAGAATTACGCCCACGGTTACCGGATCGTCTTTTCGATTCAGATCGCAAACGGCAAACTGGCCAAGTCGAATTTTGACTATGTCAATGCTCAAGGCAAGTCCAAGACTGTTGATACTGCTTATGAAAAAGCCATGAAGAAGGCTAACGGCGTCGGCCCTAAAGAGTATATTCCGAAGCTGAATGCTGAATTGCTGAAGTCAGAAAGTGCCAAAGAGCCGACTGCGGTTGTCGACACGGTATCGGGTGCAACCGATTCGTCAAGCATGTTTGTGATTTATGCACAACAGCTGCTTGACCGGGCACAGGCTGGCCATCACAAGACAGTCAAAGTTTCAAATATTGTCTACGCCGAATAA
- a CDS encoding MerR family transcriptional regulator, with protein MYQTNELAELAGITPRAVRYYEKVGLLKAQREVENNYRLFDQQQVDQLQQILFYRELDFSIQQIKTILADEHADRLQVLTAQKQALLAKRQKLDALIELADQTILDEKGQKHMTDEEKFTAFKTQMLKTNEQQYGKEIREKYGNQTVEAANAKMLHMTAADYERFQALEKDLFKQLAALIRTRGLNSPEARQAFEDHKAWLEMTWPQYSAAAHRGLADMYLQDDRFQSYYDNKVGVGATALLCQIIKKYAK; from the coding sequence ATGTATCAGACCAATGAATTAGCCGAACTGGCTGGGATTACGCCCAGAGCCGTTCGATATTATGAAAAAGTAGGCTTATTGAAGGCTCAGCGAGAAGTTGAAAACAACTACCGATTATTTGATCAGCAGCAAGTCGACCAGCTCCAGCAGATTCTCTTTTACCGGGAGCTCGACTTTTCCATTCAGCAGATTAAAACCATTCTGGCAGATGAACATGCTGACCGTTTACAAGTCTTAACAGCACAAAAACAGGCGCTGCTGGCTAAAAGACAAAAACTGGACGCTTTAATCGAACTGGCTGATCAGACAATTCTTGACGAGAAAGGACAAAAACATATGACAGACGAAGAAAAATTCACGGCTTTCAAGACTCAAATGCTGAAAACAAATGAGCAGCAGTACGGTAAGGAAATCAGGGAAAAATACGGCAATCAAACAGTCGAAGCGGCCAATGCTAAAATGCTGCACATGACTGCAGCGGATTACGAGCGTTTCCAAGCTTTGGAAAAAGATCTTTTCAAACAACTGGCCGCACTTATACGCACTCGTGGCCTCAATAGTCCAGAGGCCAGACAAGCTTTTGAAGACCATAAGGCCTGGTTAGAAATGACATGGCCGCAATACTCTGCAGCGGCTCATCGCGGCCTAGCGGACATGTATCTGCAAGACGACCGTTTCCAAAGTTACTACGATAATAAAGTTGGCGTTGGCGCCACGGCCCTGCTTTGCCAAATTATCAAAAAATATGCAAAATAA
- a CDS encoding gamma-glutamyltransferase family protein produces the protein MSIYTNQFNPYMRSRKPVYAKNGMVATSTTAAAQAGLAILKQGGNAIDAAVATAACQTVTEPTSNGIGADAFAIINFHGKLYGLNGSGPSPKSLSLDALLAQGNHTIPNLGWDPVDIPGAPATWAALVQKFGKLSLSEDLAPAIDYAEHGYALPQVLARYWHRAYEIYQKHAAASPSFASLFSEWERVFAPNGYTPAAGECWSSPDHARTLKEIAETNAESFYRGCLAEKIAAASQKAGGFLSLEDLAAYQPEWVDPISVNYHGYDVFELPPNGQGIVALEALGILDAFQFAAHDSVDTLHKQIEAIKLAFSDLFQFVGDPKAMTLPVVRLISQSYLAKRRQTITDTAALPEAGSPDSGGTVYLCTADSEGNMVSYIQSNYMGFGSGVVIPGTGIAMNDRGCNFSLNPQSADFIGGQKRPLNTIIPGFLAKDGQAIGPFGVMGGFMQPQGHVQALMNCIDFGMDPQGALDAPRWQWTGDKNVQLERTFSDALIQQLIAAGHHITINPEANSFGRGQIIWRNPQTGTYVGGSDSRTDGAVAAW, from the coding sequence TTGTCAATTTATACTAATCAGTTTAATCCTTACATGCGCTCGCGAAAGCCCGTTTACGCTAAGAACGGCATGGTCGCTACCTCAACGACAGCTGCCGCCCAAGCCGGCCTAGCGATTTTAAAACAAGGCGGCAACGCGATTGATGCGGCCGTCGCCACAGCTGCTTGTCAAACAGTCACAGAACCAACTTCCAATGGTATCGGCGCCGACGCTTTTGCGATCATTAACTTTCATGGCAAGCTCTACGGCCTAAACGGCAGCGGCCCATCCCCTAAAAGCCTGTCCTTAGATGCACTGCTGGCACAAGGCAATCACACGATACCGAATTTAGGCTGGGACCCAGTCGACATACCAGGTGCACCGGCGACTTGGGCAGCACTTGTCCAAAAATTCGGCAAGTTATCACTTTCCGAAGATCTGGCGCCAGCCATCGATTACGCAGAACACGGCTATGCACTGCCGCAAGTCTTAGCGAGATATTGGCATCGTGCCTATGAGATCTATCAAAAACACGCTGCGGCTTCGCCAAGTTTTGCCAGTCTATTTTCAGAATGGGAACGCGTCTTTGCACCTAATGGCTATACACCCGCTGCCGGCGAATGCTGGTCCAGCCCGGATCACGCCAGGACTTTAAAAGAAATTGCCGAGACGAACGCAGAATCTTTTTATCGCGGCTGCTTGGCTGAAAAAATTGCGGCAGCATCCCAAAAAGCTGGTGGCTTTCTATCATTAGAAGACTTAGCTGCATACCAGCCTGAATGGGTCGACCCGATTTCAGTCAATTATCACGGCTATGATGTCTTTGAACTGCCGCCAAACGGCCAAGGCATTGTTGCACTAGAAGCCTTAGGAATTCTCGATGCTTTCCAATTCGCCGCTCATGACAGCGTTGACACGCTCCACAAGCAGATTGAAGCTATCAAGCTAGCCTTCTCGGACTTGTTTCAATTTGTCGGCGACCCCAAGGCCATGACCCTGCCCGTTGTTCGTCTGATCAGCCAGTCCTATTTGGCAAAACGCCGTCAAACAATCACCGATACGGCTGCTCTTCCTGAAGCTGGCAGCCCGGATTCAGGTGGAACTGTCTATCTTTGTACAGCTGACAGCGAGGGCAACATGGTTTCTTATATCCAGAGCAATTACATGGGTTTTGGCAGTGGTGTCGTCATCCCCGGCACCGGGATTGCGATGAACGACCGCGGCTGTAATTTCTCACTAAATCCTCAATCTGCAGACTTCATCGGCGGTCAAAAACGGCCTTTGAACACGATTATTCCTGGTTTTCTCGCTAAAGACGGCCAAGCAATCGGGCCTTTTGGCGTCATGGGCGGCTTTATGCAGCCGCAAGGCCATGTCCAAGCCTTGATGAATTGTATTGATTTCGGCATGGATCCGCAAGGCGCTTTAGATGCGCCGCGCTGGCAATGGACTGGCGATAAAAATGTTCAGCTGGAAAGAACTTTTTCTGATGCCTTGATTCAGCAATTAATTGCCGCCGGCCATCACATCACGATCAACCCTGAAGCAAATAGCTTCGGCCGCGGCCAGATCATCTGGCGTAATCCCCAGACTGGTACCTACGTCGGCGGTTCGGATTCCCGGACTGACGGTGCAGTCGCCGCTTGGTAA
- a CDS encoding glycoside hydrolase family 1 protein, whose protein sequence is MYRTSFPKGFPEGFLWGGATAANQIEGAWNVDGKGLSTAEVVQKAANRRELTLDGVTQASIQTAVADTGDRLYPKRRGIDFYHHYKEDIALFAEMGFKVYRFSIAWSRIFPDGDEAEPNEAGLAFYDRVLDELEHYGIQPLITLSHYEMPLALTEKYNGWAGREVIADFNRFTEVLFKRYKGRVRYWLTFNEINSGTWGFHETGAVDQGLPEDQQLQIRYQALHHQFVASAIATKQLHEIDPKAKIGSMLARMQTYAKTPDPLDVRAAQLEDEKNLFFTDVQARGVYPEYMNRYFAEHEIKIDMADNDEQILAQNPVDFLSFSYYMTTVTSHADQGDSLGNLAIGGRNPYLKASDWGWQIDPVGLRISLNEMWDRYRKPLFVVENGLGAVDQLEADGHVHDNYRIDYLRAHIQQMKEAVKDGVDLMGYTMWGPIDLISFSTSEMSKRYGFIYVDQDDEGNGSLKRYKKDSFFWYKKVIASNGDDLD, encoded by the coding sequence ATGTATCGAACAAGTTTTCCAAAAGGCTTTCCTGAAGGCTTTTTATGGGGCGGCGCGACGGCTGCCAATCAAATCGAAGGTGCCTGGAACGTCGACGGCAAGGGGCTGAGCACGGCTGAAGTTGTTCAAAAAGCCGCTAACCGCCGTGAACTGACCTTGGATGGCGTGACGCAAGCATCCATTCAGACGGCTGTCGCTGATACCGGCGATAGATTGTATCCCAAACGGCGCGGGATTGATTTTTACCATCACTATAAGGAAGATATTGCGCTGTTTGCCGAGATGGGCTTTAAAGTTTACCGTTTTTCCATCGCTTGGTCGCGGATTTTTCCTGACGGTGATGAGGCTGAGCCTAACGAAGCTGGTCTGGCATTCTATGATAGAGTCCTGGACGAATTGGAACATTATGGTATCCAGCCGCTGATTACTTTGTCGCACTACGAGATGCCGCTGGCTTTGACCGAAAAGTATAATGGCTGGGCTGGCCGCGAGGTGATTGCGGACTTTAATCGTTTTACCGAGGTTCTTTTCAAACGCTACAAAGGCCGCGTGCGCTACTGGCTGACTTTTAACGAAATTAATTCCGGGACTTGGGGCTTTCATGAGACTGGTGCCGTGGATCAAGGACTGCCTGAAGATCAGCAGCTGCAGATTCGTTACCAAGCACTGCACCATCAATTTGTCGCTAGTGCGATCGCGACAAAACAGCTGCACGAAATTGATCCTAAAGCCAAAATTGGTTCCATGCTGGCTAGGATGCAGACTTACGCTAAAACGCCGGATCCGCTGGATGTGCGGGCGGCTCAATTGGAAGACGAGAAGAATCTCTTCTTTACAGACGTGCAGGCGCGCGGTGTCTATCCAGAATATATGAACCGTTATTTTGCTGAACATGAGATTAAAATCGACATGGCAGACAATGACGAGCAGATTCTGGCGCAAAATCCTGTCGACTTTCTCAGCTTCAGTTACTACATGACGACTGTCACATCGCATGCAGACCAAGGTGATTCCTTAGGCAATCTGGCTATCGGCGGACGTAATCCCTATCTAAAGGCTTCGGATTGGGGCTGGCAGATTGATCCTGTCGGCCTGCGGATTAGCCTCAACGAGATGTGGGATCGTTACCGCAAGCCATTATTCGTTGTCGAAAACGGCCTCGGTGCCGTTGACCAGCTTGAAGCTGATGGTCATGTGCATGATAATTACCGGATTGATTATCTGCGGGCGCATATCCAGCAGATGAAAGAAGCCGTGAAAGACGGTGTTGATTTGATGGGCTATACGATGTGGGGACCGATTGATTTGATCAGTTTTTCCACTTCGGAAATGTCCAAGCGCTATGGTTTTATCTACGTCGATCAGGACGATGAGGGCAATGGCAGTCTGAAACGCTACAAAAAAGATTCCTTCTTCTGGTATAAAAAAGTCATCGCCAGCAACGGGGATGACCTGGATTAG
- a CDS encoding flavodoxin: MKNILIAYVTRTGNTEAVARMIQDEVGGDLFHVETAAPYPKGYRAQVNQVVDENASDFLPPLKGGIEDIGKYDTVFLGAPTWGMQLPPPMKSFLNQYDLTGKTVIPFNTNGGYGTGSSFQDIAERMNGNLQQGFSTKGGEEIYHIMLVMKGSKEAETRQQVNTWLKRIGQL, from the coding sequence ATGAAAAATATTCTAATCGCCTATGTGACCCGCACAGGCAACACCGAGGCCGTCGCCCGCATGATCCAAGATGAAGTCGGCGGTGACCTCTTTCACGTCGAGACTGCCGCACCTTATCCTAAGGGTTATCGGGCTCAGGTGAATCAAGTTGTAGACGAAAACGCCAGCGATTTCCTGCCGCCCTTAAAGGGTGGTATCGAAGACATCGGTAAATATGACACAGTCTTTTTAGGTGCGCCGACTTGGGGAATGCAGCTGCCGCCACCAATGAAAAGTTTCCTCAATCAATATGATTTGACTGGTAAAACGGTCATCCCCTTCAATACGAATGGCGGTTACGGGACCGGCAGCAGTTTCCAAGACATTGCAGAACGCATGAATGGCAACCTGCAGCAAGGCTTTTCGACTAAAGGCGGCGAAGAAATTTACCACATCATGCTGGTCATGAAAGGCAGCAAAGAGGCTGAGACGCGCCAGCAGGTGAATACCTGGCTGAAAAGAATTGGGCAGTTGTAA